One Nicotiana sylvestris chromosome 12, ASM39365v2, whole genome shotgun sequence genomic window carries:
- the LOC104245560 gene encoding uncharacterized protein, with product MAPCALIHYLGALPKFLKGGIILKDNYDRFRDFEVDAIVVDENASYSSSGSLKLLDMPSSPVIEEYQSEIITESMQTAIEERQVYQDKQTVAAAMKHFSVMHKFQFRVKRSNHRSYWLVCVGKNCKWHFKATSINDSAMFKIRSFNRQHTCSLMDETFIQCKRTAAVVGRMVIPKYCDPKTVYTPKDIQTDMLSEHGVNLSYMQAWRAKEKALQFLRGNPAYSYNKLPKYFYILEETYPGSVVKLKKTADECFLYAFVALCTSISGWQHCRLVVVVDGTFLKSVYMGIMLTTSTMDAAGTILPLAYAVVDSENGAFWKWFFEQFKQAYGERPSMCVVSDRNESILKATSIIYQGMTHYSCMWHIWTNIRSKFKKGHLQLHELYFATARSYTLDEFNERMSKIEEVDPRVKSYLYDIGYHRWSRVHATVNRTWTMTSNIAESLNPVRASTNHIHTVLDGVKRYIVCLENKKCSCGKFQLEELPCAHALAALRHRNETYENYCSPYYTRESLLRTYKIPVNPLSDESKWNVPQYILDEVVNPPTGDKRQPGRPQKERYKTYDEIKSKKYKVSCRNCGGEGHNKRSCKNAPKKK from the exons ATGGCTCCATGTGCTCTGATTCATTATTTGGGAGCATTACCAAAGTTTTTAAAAGGTGGGATTATCTTGAAG GATAACTATGACAGATTTAGAGATTTTGAAGTTGATGCCATTGTGGTAGATGAGAATGCAAGCTACA gttcgtctggatctctaaagttacttgatatgccatcCTCTCCAGTTATAGaggaatatcaaagtgaaataataacagaATCTATGCAAACTGCTATTGAAGAAAGACAAGTGTATCAGGACAAGCAAACTGTAGCTGCTGCAATGAAGCACTTTTCTGTGATGCACAAGTTCCAGTTTAGAGTTAAAAGATCTAATCATAGAAG ctaCTGGCTTGTATGCGTTGGTAAAAACTGTAAATGGCACTTCAAGGCAACGTCAATtaatgattctgcaatgttcaagATAAGGAGTTTCAACCGACAACACACATGCTCCTTAATGGACGAAACATTCATACAGTGCAAACGTACTGCAGCTGTAGTTGGTAGAATGGTCATTCCAAAGTATTGTGATCCTAAGACTGTTTACACACCAAAGGACATACAAACTGACATGTTATCCGAACACGGAGTGAACTtaagctacatgcaagcatggagagcaaaggaaaaggctttacagtttttgagagggaatCCGGCTTACTCCTACAACAAATTacccaaatatttttatattcttgaggAGACTTATCCTGGTTCGGTTGTTAAATTGAAGAAGACAGCAGATGAATGCTTCTTATacgcatttgttgctctttgtacaTCAATAAGTGGTTGGCAACATTGTAGGCTAGTAGTAGTGGTTGATGGGACATTCTTAAAGTCAGTCTACATGGGGATTATGCTGACAACAAGCACCATGGATGCAGCAG GTACAATCTTGCCCTTGGCATATGCTGTGGTTGATTCTGAAAATGGCGCATTTTGGAagtggttctttgagcaattcaagcaGGCATATGGTGAAAGACCTTCAATGTGTGTTGTTTCAGATAGGAATGAGAGTATACTGAAGGCAACATCAATTATCTATCAGGGCATGACACACTActcttgcatgtggcatatttggacaaatataaggTCAAAATTTAAGAAGGGTCATCTACAATTACATGAATTGTACTTTGCTACAGCACGGTCATACACTctggatgaatttaatgaaaggatgtcGAAGATTGAAGAGGTAGACCCGCGTGTGAAATCTTACCTATAtgatattggctatcatagatggtCAAGAGTACATGCAACAGTGAATAGAACGTGGACAATGACATCAAATATTGCAGAGTCGTTGAACCCT gtgagggcttcaacaAATCATATACATACTGTGTTAGATGGTGTGAAGCGGTACATTGTGTGTCTCGAAAACAAGAAATGTAGTTGTGGCAAATTTCAACTTGAAGAACTTCCATGTGCGCATGCTTTGGCAGCATTAAGGCACAGGAATGAAACATATGAAAACTATTGCTCTCCGTATTACACAAGGGAGAGCCTTTTGCGTACGTATAAAATACCAGTAAATCCTCTTTCTGATGAAAGCAAATGGAATGTGCCACAATATATTTTGGATGAGGTAGTAAATCCACCGACGGGAGATAAAAGGCAGCCAGGGAGACCTCAAAAGGAAAGATATAAAACATATGATGAAATAAAGTCAAAGAAATACAAGGTGTCATGTAGAAATTGTGGAggtgaagggcataacaaaagatcttgcaagAATGCGCCCAAGAAGAAATGA
- the LOC104245559 gene encoding uncharacterized protein: MSSTQVMDPLQQPPPMVLNPKAYSDHRDHGSVGPVIGVIVMIAFLGAIAVMIGKICSGRGIMGRGYYDIEGWVETKCGSCIDGRVDPPRPHVTGSPPVVEESGGSGTDSPVPEEEVEAREEEASDQQSTNLH, encoded by the coding sequence ATGTCATCCACACAAGTTATGGATCCTCTACAGCAACCACCACCAATGGTTTTGAACCCGAAAGCTTATTCGGATCATCGAGATCATGGATCGGTTGGACCCGTAATCGGTGTAATAGTAATGATAGCTTTTCTAGGAGCAATTGCTGTGATGATAGGTAAGATATGTTCGGGCCGTGGGATAATGGGTCGTGGTTACTATGACATTGAAGGATGGGTTGAGACCAAGTGTGGGTCTTGTATTGATGGACGGGTTGACCCGCCACGTCCACATGTGACTGGTTCACCGCCAGTAGTGGAGGAGAGCGGTGGGTCCGGCACTGATTCCCCTGTGCCGGAGGAGGAGGTGGAAGCAAGAGAAGAAGAGGCGTCTGATCAACAAAGTACTAATCTGCATTAG